A window of the Carassius auratus strain Wakin unplaced genomic scaffold, ASM336829v1 scaf_tig00011615, whole genome shotgun sequence genome harbors these coding sequences:
- the LOC113073199 gene encoding permeability factor 2-like, whose protein sequence is MNAFLMLTIIGVSIILSDAVQPLGAGYNSRCVCLKLESRIIPQQNLRRVEILPRGPHCKTTEVIAGLSSGERICLNPRTPWVKKLIQFIERKDRVIKKV, encoded by the exons ATGAACGCTTTTCTGATGTTAACCATTATTGGCGTCAGCATCATTCTGTCTGATG CCGTGCAGCCTCTGGGTGCGGGTTACAACAGCCGATGCGTGTGTCTCAAACTGGAGTCACGTATCATCCCGCAACAGAACCTGCGACGCGTGGAGATCCTGCCCAGAGGCCCGCACTGCAAGACTACTGAGGTTAT TGCTGGTTTGTCGAGTGGAGAGAGGATCTGTCTGAACCCCAGGACACCATGGGTTAAAAAACTCATTCAGTTCATTGAGAGAAAGGATCGTGTGATCAAGAAAGTTTAG